The DNA sequence AATGAAGGAAATTGTATTACTATTATCTAAtagaaaaaacaattaaaaattattttatatattttaaaacttGAGATATTAGaatgtataaatttaaaaatttcgaaCTGATTTGGTAAGTGCTCCttgataataataaataaaaaatttctaccTGATCCTAATCACATCACACTCCTTTGTAAAATTATGAACTTATGATACCGTGAAAAGTTGAGATAAGGGGCCTCAAAAAATTTACAAAGGTATGCTGTGGCAACAACTACAAAGAAAAACGACCTTCACTTCATAACAAATTCAGATGTTTTTTTATATCTTCATCCCCAGTTCCCTCCGGCTCTCACACACATcccccaaataataataataataataataataataataataataataataataataataataataataataataagagcaatgctaggggccagcaacttttgagattgttagccatcaactagccatcaatgatgatttgatggtgtgagattggtgtgaattTTCATCCAATAACTCATATttttctgctggttacatgctggccaaaattcattgaaattgctgacccctagacttttcctaataataataaaaggattataATTTATAAGGCTACACTTTCTGTTTCTGGTCTCTGCTCCTTATCTCTTCTATGCTGCGAAGTGCGAAGTAAGGAGTAAAGAGTTGGACTTCCTTGTACTTCGCTTGGCTTTTCTCCACTTAGGTATTTACTTAGGTTGATCATTTGTCAAATCTCATGGAGAAGCAGAACCACCAACCCTCCGTAGTAGCACTTGTCGTTGGAGTCACAGGCATGGCTGGTCTCAGCCTAGCCCAGGCCCTAAAGCACCCCGATTGCCTTGGAGGCCCATGGAAGGTTTATGGCGCCGCCCGATCCCAGCCCAATTGGTTCCCTCCTTCCACCGTTGACCACTTCATCGCATTCGACGCCGTTGACTCCGCCAGCACGCACTCCAACCTCTCCCCCATAGCTCACGAGGTCACCCACCTGTTCTGGGTCACCGTTCAGTTCCCCGGCGACGAAGAAGCCAACGTCGCCGTCAACACAACAATGCTCCACAACGTCCTCACCACCCTCAAATCCTCACCTTCTTCCCGGCTCAGCCACGTCACCCTCCAAACCGGGACTAAACACTACATGGGCCCAATCCAAGACCCCACCCGGTCCAACCAACTCGTTGGCCACGAACCACCTTTTCACGAGGACATGCCCCGACTCCCTTACCCGAATTTCTACTACGCGCTGGAGGACCTCCTTGCATCCCACGCGCCATCACTTACCTACTCAGTGCACCGCTCGTCCATTATAATTGGCGCGTCTTCAAGAAGCGGCCACAACGCGCTTGTTATGGTGGGTGCTTATGCCGCGGTATGCCGGCACCTGGGAGTACCGTTTCGGTACCCGGGGAACCGGTACACGTGGGAGCATTTCTGTGACATGACGGATGCACGTGTGCTGGCGCAGCAGCACGTGTGGGCTGCGGTTACCGAGAAGGCTAAGAACGAAGCGTTTAACTGCATGAACGGAGATTTGTTCACGTGGAAGAGCATGTGGAaattttatagtgaagtttatgatgTTGAGTTCAAACCGTTTGATGAGAGTGATGAGGAGTTTGATGTGTTAGAATTTATGCGTGACAAAGGGAAGGTTTGGGATGAGATTGTTGAGAAGCATGGGCTTCAGAAGACCAAGTTAGAGGAAATTGCGCAGTTTAATGCCATGAAACCTGTACTGCATTTTAATTTTCAGCATGTGTCTAGCATTAATAAGAGCAGGGAATATGGTTTTTTTGGATTCGCCGACTCATTTAAGAGTGTAAGATTTTGGGTTGCTAAGCTTAGAGAAATGAAGATCATACCCTAATTCATCAATATGGCCATATGGGCATCACCGTTGACCTTATTGGTCAGGGAAGGCTAAATGATTCCAACATGTGCATGTCTGGGCTTTTCTAGCAGTTGCTGCGTTTTCTGTAAAATGAATAAGAATAATATTTTCTAATCGATTCTTAAGTCAAA is a window from the Arachis hypogaea cultivar Tifrunner chromosome 1, arahy.Tifrunner.gnm2.J5K5, whole genome shotgun sequence genome containing:
- the LOC112703398 gene encoding (S)-8-oxocitronellyl enol synthase CYC2 translates to MEKQNHQPSVVALVVGVTGMAGLSLAQALKHPDCLGGPWKVYGAARSQPNWFPPSTVDHFIAFDAVDSASTHSNLSPIAHEVTHLFWVTVQFPGDEEANVAVNTTMLHNVLTTLKSSPSSRLSHVTLQTGTKHYMGPIQDPTRSNQLVGHEPPFHEDMPRLPYPNFYYALEDLLASHAPSLTYSVHRSSIIIGASSRSGHNALVMVGAYAAVCRHLGVPFRYPGNRYTWEHFCDMTDARVLAQQHVWAAVTEKAKNEAFNCMNGDLFTWKSMWKFYSEVYDVEFKPFDESDEEFDVLEFMRDKGKVWDEIVEKHGLQKTKLEEIAQFNAMKPVLHFNFQHVSSINKSREYGFFGFADSFKSVRFWVAKLREMKIIP